From the Candida dubliniensis CD36 chromosome 2, complete sequence genome, the window TTGAGTGAATCATTGGAATCGATGAAATTGagtaaagaaaaatctACCACAAATGAACATGAAGACAATCGCAATTCAAAATATGTCAGATGCCTTCTTGATAGTTTTCatttatctaataatgGAACTGAGAGTCATGGAAATGAGTTTAAAGATGTTGCAATTAGTCTTTTGGTTAGTTATGTTTATGAAGGTGACAACTTATACGATGGTGAAAATTTGGCAAACAAAGTAAATAGTGTATTACTGTTACCAAAGGTTGAAAAGTGGGTGAGACCAATAAGCTGGTCTGGAGTATATGGTAGTAAACCAGTTCCTAATGCTATGGAACAAGGCTTGTATGGTTGATGAGTGacttgatttattataaatgaataaataaatatatatatacccGTCTCTAtaactttattttttttttttgtaacaCCACTTTCTTAAATCGTactaattcttttaaatatCAATACACGTTGATTCAAATATTCTTCCAAGAAGAATAACATAAACTTGTTTACATTTATTTCTTGGTTGACCTTTTTAGAAACTATGAAATGGTGGATTGGATATCCTACTTTGCATTGGGATTATGGTTATTGAATGACCAATTTGTGTTTTCATgtttaatttgattcaCGTGCAACGACAGCTGAACTGGTTCTTCTTGTAGTACTTGTTGTGGGTAATACTTGTGATGCTGATTGAAATTTGGGTTCAGATGTATTTGTTGAGGTTGTGCTTGATGTAATTCTTGTAACATGGATGTTGATGGAGTAAATTGATTTACCCAGTTTTTATCATGAGAAGTATACGGAACAATTCccgatgatgatattggtAGTGCTGATACAGCCACTTTCCCGGGTGCTTGCCCAGGTGCTTGCACTGGTGCTAATGAAGCTAACGACAGATCTGTCGTAACTTCTGGTGCCGTTGGTGGTACTAATGAAACTGGTTGTACTTCTGCCTGTGGCTGAGGTCCAACTATTTCTGTTTCAGCCTGATCATTAAGCAAATTAGCTATTGTGGGAGATTCTTGTGCTTTGGGTGTATCATGAAGTTTAGAAGAGTCCTTTTGATTGGTCCCATTCTTCATAATTTTAAACAAGTCCCAACATATACTACAAGGAATCGAAGTTTCCGAACAACTAATaagaatatttttcatttcttgaATGTGGGCATATTTCATAAATTCAGATTCAAAATCCATCATATCTGGGAAATTAAATGTCATTATTAagaaataatcaaataagaAATAATGTTTCCAAATATTCTTGCTGTCTTCATTGATGCATTTTTTCATTGCCACAATCGCTTCCGTGTACTTTTGATTTctaaattgaatgatttgatCCTTAATTTCACTATTAGGTTTGAGAGAGCTTAACCGAACAGCTAGAACACACCAGATTAGTCCACGTAGTAATATCAATATAGTGGTTAATGGCGACTTTAATCGAGTATTGGAATCGTCATCTCTAAAGCATTCAGGTAATTGACTCATCCACACATCTATCATATCATTAAACATTTCTAAAGTcatattatttgaattctgTCTGTCAtcataattaattttgagTTCTGACTTTACCTCTCCATTTTGACAATAGCCTCTAGAAGTATCAATCGTAGATGTAATCgctaaatttaaaatataGACACCTTTGAGGGTTTCATTGAACGTGGATAAAAACTTGCCATTCTCTAATTTGAGATCATTTGGTGCATAATAGCATTCCCAAGGCAGCCACTCTTCCCATCCATCATTGTTAATCTCTGGAACAGGCCAATCCAGAGCTCTCACTACAGGAGATCTCCCCATTCTGGCACATAGCAAAGTATTGACATAATATACTGTCGCCCAAGTTCTTTGTCTAATAATGTTATTCAAACTGGCGCTGCTTTGAACCCTGGGATTGTCTTCGTCTGATGCATTTCGCATTAGTCGAACATCAATGGCCATTCTTGTGCCTGACGAAATCAATACCCATGAAAAGTCCCATTGACCTAAGTGGTAATAGACCAATCCAAGAGTAATCATTGCCTGTATGGTTTCAATTGTAGTTGTAAACGAGTTTTCAAGTGCCATAATGGCATTTTTAGCAAAAATCAGTGACTGTTTAACACTTCCACCAATACTACTAAACTCACCTAGGGCAACCACCGCCCACACCAAGGCAAGAATATTACCATCCATCAGACATCTTTTATGTTCTGGCAACAGTTGTAGATAATTCACATGCCGTATTAAGGAAACACGATCTAGCATCGGAATATAGCATTGATGGACTTGGAAATGAATATCAACAAGCTCCCTAATGTTTGTGGGAAATTGGAATATCTCCTTTGgcatttgaaatttattgGTCATACTTGCATTTATGGcaaatgaagaaatattgaaaatggaaCCCACTCGGAAAGGGTTTTTAAAAacattattcaatttactATTGTATTGCTGTACAACTTTATTGGTGAATCCAGATATTATTGAAGACAATCCATGATATTGCAAGGCCACCGGTTCCCAGCTTTCAGGGTTTTCGACACCTTCAATCTCATCAGAAATAAACTGAAAGACATCATAgtttagaaaaaaagacaGATCATTAACAAAAGGACTAGGTGCGCTGGGATATAACGAAGTGGGTCTATTATTCGCGTTAACTGGATTAAGATTGCAATCTGCCgttactgttgttgttaacGATGTTGACAGTGAGGCGGAAATTGCTTGCCGTGGATCTGGTGTATGTATTTTCCTAGATTTCCTATCTTGACTCTGTTGACAAACTTGGCATTGCAGTGTTGTCGATTGCGGGTTGCTATCCAATATTGATACAGGTGATGAATCGGATAGagttggtgttggtttgtGAATTGCAAATTTAGCATTATTGTTTCTCGAATTATTCTGTGATGCAACTTGATCGAAGAGTTGGGAAATGTTAATACTGCTCCATGATTTCTCTAGTTCCACAAGATCATCCACCAATGATCCCTCATTTAGAATAATCTCTACTCGtgattgaatatatttatcTTCACACAACCGGACTACCAATCCTTGAAATAGTCGGACTCTCTTTTCTAAATCATGTGTATATCCTGTTGGCAAGCCTCTTCGCTTCATTGGCTGGGAATAAACACATTCCTCTTTATTTGTAAGACAGTTTGAACAAACTGATGACTTACCATCACATTTGGCCTTTTTTGAACGACAAAAATCACAAGCTCGtcttattctttttcttttcttgctTGGATCCTCTGATTCCAGCATACTGTGGttattttctaattttgtAAGATTATTTATGagaagaaaatatataaataaaacaaaaaatggCAAGTATCACTGGAAGTCTTTATCAAAGTATGTTTAAATTGTATGTGATCTAAACAAAATGTAAAAATAAAGGATAGGGAAGCAAAATAGATGTGATGGTTAAAACAGTAAATTAACAATAGTTCTCTCGAAAAttcattgttgataatatttcattattattatttctggCAGAAAAGCAAAGAGTGAAATCTTTAGATTTT encodes:
- a CDS encoding transcription factor with zinc cluster DNA-binding motif, putative (Similar to S. cerevisiae CAT8), with translation MSESEDPSKKRKRIRRACDFCRSKKAKCDGKSSVCSNCLTNKEECVYSQPMKRRGLPTGYTHDLEKRVRLFQGLVVRLCEDKYIQSRVEIILNEGSLVDDLVELEKSWSSINISQLFDQVASQNNSRNNNAKFAIHKPTPTLSDSSPVSILDSNPQSTTSQCQVCQQSQDRKSRKIHTPDPRQAISASSSTSLTTTVTADCNLNPVNANNRPTSLYPSAPSPFVNDSSFFLNYDVFQFISDEIEGVENPESWEPVALQYHGLSSIISGFTNKVVQQYNSKLNNVFKNPFRVGSIFNISSFAINASMTNKFQMPKEIFQFPTNIRELVDIHFQVHQCYIPMLDRVSLIRHVNYLQSLPEHKRCSMDGNILALVWAVVALGEFSSIGGSVKQSSIFAKNAIMALENSFTTTIETIQAMITLGLVYYHLGQWDFSWVLISSGTRMAIDVRLMRNASDEDNPRVQSSASLNNIIRQRTWATVYYVNTLLCARMGRSPVVRASDWPVPEINNDGWEEWSPWECYYAPNDLKLENGKFLSTFNETLKGVYILNLAITSTIDTSRGYCQNGEVKSELKINYDDRQNSNNMTLEMFNDMIDVWMSQLPECFRDDDSNTRLKSPLTTILILLRGLIWCVLAVRLSSLKPNSEIKDQIIQFRNQKYTEAIVAMKKCINEDSKNIWKHYFLFDYFLIMTFNFPDMMDFESEFMKYAHIQEMKNILISCSETSIPCSICWDLFKIMKNGTNQKDSSKLHDTPKAQESPTIANLLNDQAETEIVGPQPQAEVQPVSLVPPTAPEVTTDSSLASLAPVQAPGQAPGKVAVSALPISSSGIVPYTSHDKNWVNQFTPSTSMLQELHQAQPQQIHSNPNFNQHHKYYPQQVLQEEPVQSSLHVNQIKHENTNWSFNNHNPNAK